The DNA segment CATGTATAAAGTAAGATACTTATAACATATACACAAATTTGATTTGATATGAGATCCAAATTATAAGAATTAATGAGGTGAAGTGATGAAAGAAGCTAAACAAATATGTGCCACTTGTGATGAAATTTGTCATTATATTGAAGAAGAAGTCAAACCAGGGGATACTGTCAGATTATCTCTAGGACGATGTTACATTCCTGGAAAGGTCGTTACCAACAATGAGGGAGTTATCCAGATCGAAATGGAGAGCGAAATGATTAAAGGTCTGAGCACAATTGATGTTGCAAAAATGAAAGACTTTCTGGTGGAACTGGAACATGAATGCCCGGATGGAATGTGTTGTACCATAGAAGCAAAGGATGATTAAAATTTTTAAAGCTT comes from the Methanobacterium sp. genome and includes:
- a CDS encoding DUF2097 family protein, with the translated sequence MKEAKQICATCDEICHYIEEEVKPGDTVRLSLGRCYIPGKVVTNNEGVIQIEMESEMIKGLSTIDVAKMKDFLVELEHECPDGMCCTIEAKDD